CGGTTCGAGGCTCTGACCGCGCGGTACAGGGACACGCAGGACGCGGACGATACCAACCCGTTCAAGGAGCAGGAGGAGTGGGAGTCGCACCAGATCACCATGTCCAAAGCGCAgttcggcgcgctcgataAGAAACCCGCGGGTCCGCAGTACGACTACGTCTTCGAGGATCAGATCGGATTCATCAAGGACGAGGTCATGGGGGGTATCGGCGACGTCAGCTCGGGGTCCAGCGATgacgagacggacgacgaggacggcaaCAGGGTTAAGAAGGCGAAGCAGAGGCAAAAATCGGCGagggagctcgcggaggtgcgTCCACGGATCCGGTCCCGTCTATACCGTTCCCGTCGCTTTTCCCGTCGCTTTCCCTCGGGGGCTTTCTCTGGAGGAGCCTCGCCGTATCGCAACCGGCGGTTCCCCTCGTTCGCCACCCAATATTCGAACCACGCGCCGTCTTCCATGTGTTCCTGCATCCCTCGGGCGTTGCAGCTACATCCATAATCGAGCGCGACAGCTGTCCTATTCTTTCGAGCAACCGTCAACCTTCTTCTCGCACCCGAAACCGACACGACTGACGTCGTCCCCGCACCGATCTTTTTCTACGCAGGCCAAGAaagcggaggaggcgctgagTGAGAGGGAGGCCATGGCCAAGGACCGAGCGTCGCTGCCCATTTACCCTTACAGGGAGGACTTGATCCAGGCTGTCGAGGATCACCAGGTTGTGGTCATTGTCGGCGAGACCGGGTCGGGCAAGACCACCCAGATCCCCCAGTACATGTGGGAGGCTGGCTTCGCCAAAGGGGACTCGAAGATCGGTTGTACGCAGCCGAGGagggtcgcggcgatgtccgtcagcgcgcgcgtcgccaatGAGGCTGGCGTGAAGCTCGGAAACGAGGTTGGCTACAGCATCCGTTTTGAGGACTGCACCAGCGAGAAGACCAAGCTCAAGTACATGACCGACGGTAtgctcctccgcgagttCCTGGGTGAACCCGACCTCGCGTCGTATTCGGTGATgatggtggacgaggcgcacgAGCGCACGCTCCACACGGACGTGTTATTCGGCCTCGTCAAGGACATCGCCAGGTTCCGGCCCGACATCAAGCTCCTcatctcgtcggcgacgctcgacgcggagaagtTCTCGGAGTACTTTGACTTTGCGCCCATCTTTCGCATACCCGGTCGAAGGTACCCGGTGGACATCATGTACACCAAGCAGCCCGAGGCTGACtacctcgacgcggcgatcgtgaCGGTGCTCCAGATCCACGTGACCCAGCCGCCGGGTGACATCCTGGTGTTCTGCACCGGCCAAGAGGAGAtcgagacggcggaggagattCTCAAGCAGAGGATGAGGTCGATGGGGTCCAAGGTTCCCGAGCTGGCAGTCGCGCCCATCTACGCCTCGCTGCCCTCTGACCTGCAGGCCAAGATCTTCGAACCCCCGCCCGAGGGTGGCCGTAAGGTTGTGCTCGCGACGAACATCGCCGAGACGTCGCTGACCATCGACGGCATCAAATACGTCATCGACCCGGGATTTTGCAAGCAAAAGAGCTACAACCCCAGGACCGGCATGGAATCACTCATGGTGACCCCCACGTCGCAGGCGTCGGCGCTGCAACGCGCCGGTCGAGCGGGAAGGACTTCCGCGGGTAAGTGTTTCAGGCTGTACACGGCGTGGAGCTTCCAGAACGAGCTCGACCCCAACACGGTGCCGGAGATCCAGCGCACCAACCTCGGGAACGTGGTGCTCATGCTCAAGTCGCTCGGTATCAACGACCTGATGCACTTCGACTTCATGgacgccccgccggcggAGACGCTGCTCAGAGCTCTGGAGCAACTCTACGCCCTCGGAGCGCTGaacgatcgcggcgagctgACCAAACTCGGGCGGAGGATGGCCGAGTTCCCCTTGGACCCGATGCTGAGCAAGACTCTGGTGGCGAGCGACAAGTACAAGTGCTCCGAGGAGGTGGCAACCATCTGCTGCATGCTGAGCAGCGGCAACACCATCTTTTACAGGCCCAAGGATAAGATCCAGCTGGCGGATCACGCGCACCAGGCGTTTCACATCGGCAACGTCGGGGaccacctcgcgctcctcaaCGTCTATAACCAGTGGGCGGACACCAACTACAGCACGCAATGGTGCTACGAGAACTTTGTGCAGGTTCGGTCCAtgaagcgcgcgagggacatCAGGGATCAGCTCCTGGGGCTGCTGGAGCGGGTCGAGATTGACCTGGTATCGGACAGAAACGCGCTCGACTCGATCAAAAAATGCGTAACCGCGGGGTTCTTCTACCACACCGCCAAGCTGCAGAAGAACGGGAGCTACCGCACGGTGAAGAACCCGCAGACGGTGAACATACACCCCAGCAGCGGGCTGGCCAAGGAACTTCCTCGGTGGGTGGTGTACTTTGAGCTGGTGTTCACGACCAAGGAGTACATGCGACAGGTGATTGAGATCGACCCCAAGTGGCTCATGGAGATTGCGCCGCACTACtacaagaagaaggagatcgaggagggGATGATGAAGATGCCCAAGGCTGTCGgcaaggcggcgggtgcggatTAGGGATTAGGAGAGAGGACACGCGCGACGCAACGGTTTAGTGATGAAAGAATCTGTTGATATAACTGAAGACCTGCGCGTTACTTCGAACTTGCTCTTCTTCGCGCAGTCCTCGACACCACACCCTCTCTACGCGCTGCAGTTGCTATAAAGAATATCGATGAAGCATGATGAATGCTTAGGCACCGATGGCCTtgatggcggaggcgacggagaagAGGGTGGGGGGAACGGCGAGGCACGCCGCGatggtggcgacggcgacgccggcatCCTGGACACCCTCGATCTTGCCGTTGAGCGCCTTGGTGACGGACATCTCCATGGCGGTGTCGATGGTACCGTCGATGGGCTTGACGATGAAggggatggcggcgaggccggcggcggtggggattgccttggcgacgtcggcgccgagggcggtgtcgaggtgcgcggcggcgacagccacggcggtggcgttcaCGACGCAGCGGATGAAGGATCCGGGCCAGAACACGGAGGCGAGCATCTGCCAGGTGAGGGtgtcgagggcgacgatggcACCACGCTTGGTCTTCTGGTCCTCATCTGTTAAAAGATGCCGGGAGAGGACGGGTCAGTGTTTCGTTCAAATTCAGAGGTTTTTTTTTTCAAGTTgaagcgcgggcgccaaAAAAAACAAGATGCCAAAAAACTCAGGGGGGTAGGGGGTGCGGGTCTCGAGGGGGACGCaccgggctcgacgccggcggcgcgcttgcCCTTGTCGAAGGTGTCCGCGAACACGTAGAGCGCTGTTGGGGGGGGAGGAGGGGAGGGGAGGAAGGTCAGCGCGCGGTCCTATCCGAGCTTATCCATTTTCAAATGGGGCCGTGGGTTGCCGTTGAACCCAGGGACCGGGGGTTTTTTTGGGGGTTTTTTGATCactcaccggcgacgccgtaGGAGGCGGGGACGCCCCACTCGGGgaggaaggcggcgaaagcctcgccaacctcgtTGGAGTAGCCCATGTAGCGGAGGGGGGACTCGCGGTAGAtgtcgagctcgccctcggcgtaGAGGGGGGGACCATCCGACTTGGAGGAGTTCGCCTGGACGGAGAAGGCCTTCTTGGAGGCGACAGCCTtgggcgcggccgcgagggggTTGAACCTCTTGGagccgaggccgcggcggagcgcggaggcggagacggtggtggtggcacgggcgacggcgttcaTCTTTGTTAAGTGTGTGGGTGAAGGTGTAGAGGTGTGCGGAAAGTGACGAGGACGTTGATCGGATCTCGGTTCATAAAGGGTCAGACTCGGAGCCACCTCGGAGCAGATGGGTGGTCCACCGTGGCTCTCGGTTGCCGCGAGATGCCCAAGGAGAACCACGGAAAAAAATCAAGCGGCGGCTTATCCGGCTGAATCTCGCTGAATTAAGCTGAATCATACGTATGGCGCCAGTcagaggcggcgatgaaaaTTGAGCCAAAACGTTCGATTTGAGGGCACGAGCTCGGCACCCCTGGCTTTTTGGAGTCATGACAAACACACGATCAGGCGGCGAAAAACGGAATAAAACTCCGAACGGAAGATGGACTGCTGACAGGTTGTTTCCAGCTCGGCAAATGCAGATAAGAGTTCGTACCGTTTGCGCAGTGCGAACGACGGTTCGGGAAAAAAAAAGAGGAAAACCGCGCAGCTTTCCCGATTTCGCGGGGACATGCAGAGCCCGAGCAGTCGTGATCACGGTGAACCAGTCTGACATTTTTCACCCACCGACTCCGTCGAGGCTCTTCTTCAGCGCAAACTCGACCGGGAGGTGATCGTCCGGCAACGCCCAGAACGGAAAGTCCGGCTCCGAGTCCGACGCCGATCgctccctcctcgcgcctccccccacaccccgccgccgccgcttcccaCGCCTCCCGCCGTCCCGTCCCCACCGCTGACCGATCCCCCACGGCCTGCTGCTCCCAACCGCGTGAACCTCCGCCCTCCACCCGCCACTGACGCTCCCTTCGACGAAACCGTCGCCGTTCGTCCCACCATCGTCCCCTCCCCCCGCCCCCTGCTCGGgttccggcggcgggggtgggaGGTGCGCGCATCCCACGGGCGGAACCTCTATAATGGGCGCCCggcccgccgcgaaggatgcGTCCATCGGCGATCCCACCCGGAACTCGTACCCGCGCCTGTTACGCCGCAGCCACCGGCGCAGGTCCTtacccccgccccccggcgcTCCCACGCAGTGGTCCTCGTACCTGTCGTTGCTGCATATCATCCCGTTCACCTCCCTGGCGTACGCGATGATCGATTTATCGTCCGAGTctctcgcccccgccggtcgGTCCACCGTCCGCaacgcgccccgtcgcgccatcTCCCACAGCACCGTGTTCCTCCACCTGCTGTCGCCCAGGTACTGCACGTTGCCCGGGACGAGGGTGTCCAGGTcaccgccgtccgcgaggcCGTGCAGGGGTCCCTCCACGTACGACGCGGGCATGAACGCCACGGGCGTCACCCCTCGCTCCCTCCAAACCTCCGACTCCATCGCGAGCACCACCCCGCGGGACAGGGGCAGCCTGGTGCGGCAGCCCAGCTTGGCGAAGAGGGAGGCGCTGTACGTCCACGCCAGGTTAGCGCCGTCGAGAACCACGACGGAGCatcgcgcgttcgaggcgtccgcgttgcggggacgagcggcggcggcggcggcgtcggcgtcggagggaGACGCAtcgtcaccaccgccgcgcgcgaggtgcgcaGCCTCGGACGATGCGGCCGCCGAAAGGGGCGCGATGCCCCgacgcttcgccgccgcgacgggcatgggtcgcggcgactgcggcgacgcgtgccgCGATGACCCGGCCGAGCCCGCCACGGCGTGCCAACGTGCGAGCATGGAGAGTGTGGGGGCCGGCTCGTCGAGTCCGAGGTTTTTACCCGAATGCCGAGGCCCCTCACAAATAGGGTCGAGCCGCCACAGCGGCACCGTGGCGAGGATGAGCGAGGGCGAAGACTCCGACTGGGagtccgccgtcgacgcggtgagcgcgggcCTGCGCGCGCTGAGACCCCCGTCCGGGCAGGTCCGCGACAGGGCCGCGACCCCGCCCAGCAGATCACCCACCAGATCGCCGTCCCCCGGGCTGATGACCAACGGAGgagccgcgaggcgcgcgagccccagcccgctcggcgaggcgtcgtCTTCTTCCGCGGGGGGATCCTTCTGCGATccacgcgcggacgcggcggccaaaAGCTGGATCGATCCCTTcctgcgcgaggcgctcgagagCGGTGGGGATGCGCGGATGGCGGTCCTCAGAATAGATGCCGAGAtcggcgggttcgcggcCGACGGGGAACGGGCGTCGCACGAGTTCTCCGGCAACGGGTACCAGCGCATGATCGCCCACAAGGTTGCCGCTCACCACgggctcgcgtcgtgcgccgtcgtgggcgcggacggccaGGACCGAGCGCTCATCGAGAAGGAGggcggagcgacggcgatggaccCGCCGGCGGTGAACCTGTCGGACGTGAGGGCATCTccgaacggcgacgcgggcaagaacggcgacgcgaagaagaagaaggtgaCGGTCATGaaacgaggaggaggaggaggaggaggagggcggggcggcgaccgcggcggggccggAGGGTCCAGAAATTCCGGCGCCGGGAAGAAGCCCGGGCAAATGTCCGTCGAGGAGAGGGAAGCGGAgtacgagcgcgcgagggagcggATCTTCGGCGCCGTGAACGGGAACGAGGACAGCGGAAGGACCAGCCCCGCCACCGAGCTACCGGGGTCCGCCCCCCACGCCGCGTCTcccggcgcgaacgtcgcgagtTCCCATTCGCGTCACACGAGGTCggagacgcgggcggggtcgaGACACGCGGGGAGGGAGGGCGAACAAACAAACAAACGCGAGGGCGGTCGGTCCGGCGGTCGACAGGCGATCGTGAGGAACCGAGCGGCGGACTCCATGGACCCCGACTTTGTGCGcatgcccccgccggcggcgttccATCCCCCTCCGATGCAGCCGACGCAGCATAGTAGCCGGGGGGGCGGCTACTACGAAGGGGGCGGCTACTACgatccgcgaccgccgcccccggcggccgATCCGTACGCGTACAGGGACGCGTACCCGCCCCCCCCCGGGTACGGAAGGGAACACGAACACGCGACGGACGGAGGAGGGTACGGCGGGGGAggtttcggcggcggcggcgacgacttccccgcgctcggcggcggcggcggcggatggaaCGCGCCTCCCCATCCGCCGGTTggggcgccgacgtgggccccgccgccccccggcgcgccTCCCCCGGTGAACCAGCCCATGCGGGGACACGACGTACCGTTCCACggcacggacgcgagggtcAACGACGGTCCTCatccacccgcgcggcggcagcagcagcagcagcagcagcagcaggcgccGCCGTTGAGGTTTGGCAACTTCCAGCAGCTCGGCAGACCCCGGTGACGGCGAGGCGAGACGGTGCGAGAAAGAGGGCGTGGGAGGCGCGCCGCTAGCGTTGAACGTGTGATGTGATGTTACAAGCCGGCCTCGGCCGGCGGTTATAGATGAGCTACCGCGTGTGGTGTCGGGAGGTTAGGTGCATACGTTGAGATGGCCTTCCTGAGCTATCTCGTCGATGCTCAAGGTTTCAACGTCCCCGGTCGCGTACAACACCTTGGCGCTCCTGTTGCGGGTGTTCAGGCTCACAACCTCCGCCTTGTACCACATCCCGTCGTCAGGCCAGAACAGCTGTGGAACGGTCGGAGCGGGCGGGGGCATCGGTCAGCCGGGAGCGCGCACGAGTAACAACTGGGTTTTACCGCCAAATACGCTTCGGGATACGCGCGAAACAAGCGGAGGAAAAGCGGAAACGCTCCGGGccaccggcaccggcggctGGGTCGTACCTCGATCTGAGCGTTGTTCAGGGCGCTGAGATCGCCTTCGGGAGGCTGAATGAAACCCGCGGAGGGCTTCTTGAGGCCCATGGCGGTCATGGgcgcgccatcctcgcgggCCTTCTTACCGGGGGGCTGCGGGTGTGGATTTTCGGGGGATTTTTCAGGGCGTTAGCGGCGTTGGCACACCGGAGGTCTGGAGGCCGGAGTCGGCGGTCGGGTGACGAGCGAGCGAAATTTTCCAGCCGTGAGCGCGACGGAATCGGATCCGACACCTGATTGGTTGAcatcgaggccgccgcgagatccCGGCGAAGGTCGCAttcgcgtcgaggtcgcgcatcgagcgtcgccggcgcctccgccgaaaAAAGAGCGCAACGCGTGGCAGTGGGGAAAATTGGGGAGAAAAGCGGTGGTTGGTATCGCGCTCACCTGGCCGGCGGCAGCGCCCTTGGCCTTCGCCTTGGGCTTATTCACCGCCTTACCCGAGAGGATTTCGTACACGGTGGGTAGGGAGTTGATGTGCTTGAAGAGCTTCTCCCTGCGACGACGGAAGGGCGGTCGACGACGGTCAGCCGAGAGGCTCGGCGGCCCTAACGGGCTGGAATTGTGCGCCAACAAAGCGGAAATAAATACGCGAAAATCTGTGGAAGCGCTGGGAGGAAGCCGGCGTTTCCCGCACCTCTCCTTCCCGTCGAACTTTGCGCCGTAATAGAACGCCACCGCCATCAGCCAAGCATCGGAGTGAACAGCCACCAGCGCTAGCCAGTCCTTCCTCTGCGCCATCGAACGGGACGCGGTCAGTCGCCGAAGTCATTTGGGTGCACGGGAAAATTGACACGAGCGGGAGGTGTTGTAGGGCAAAGAAACTCACCTGCATCCCGTCGCGAGCGAAGTTGATGCCCAGCGCCGGCTCCGGGAGCTCGGGAGgtacctcctccgcgggtaATTGGACCTCCCAGGTTCCATCGGGGTTGCCGTAAAGGCAGAGGTTCTCCTTATCGGGGTCGCACTGCGCGTAGAAGTCCTCGACGTCTGCGGAATGAAGCGGGGTTTCTTAGGAGTGAACCGACGCCGGATTGTGAATGAGGTCGTACCTGTCGTCAGAGCCTTGATTAAGccatcgcgacgtgcgcTGAAGTTGTCGAACACGTCCTCTACAGTGCGCGGTGCCTCCATGGTACAAAGCAGCCCTCCGTTGAGCACGTACTCGTGCGTGCGGTGCTCCCGAGGTGCCCTGTGAATCTGACTGGCTGTCCGGCGTCAACGAGTAAAAAGCGAAATATGCAGAGCGCACGCAACTGAGATCTATGAGATGAAGATGGAAAATTTGaaggcgcgacgcccggtTGTCAACAAGCCTCTCCCTCTCCCTAACTCCCTCCCTCTCCCCGCTATATATATCGACTCTTCTCACATCTGGTGCGCCAGGAGCGCGTCCTTGTCCGCCTCCCTGCGACAGATCTGGAAGAAGTCCACCACCATCGCCGACCACCGctgcggcggcagcgggTCGCCCGTCCGCGTGGCCAGCTCGCAAAACACCCgcctggcgtcgtcgtcgcacggATCGTTTGGGGACGGGAACGATGGGTCGGtcaccgccgagctcaacCACGCGTCCGTTATCTGGCCGTACCTGCCCCGCACCGCGTGCAGCAGCTGCGCGACGGGTCGCAGCAGGTGCCGGGGGCAATTGTTACCGCCGGCTGAGAGCAAGGCGCGAaccaacgcgtcgccgccccccgccgacgtcacccacgcgtcgacgacgacccggccGTTCTGCCACGTGGCGGTCGATCCAGCCTTGCGCCCGGGCTCGATCAACGCCGACAACATGCCCAGCGCGGCCCTCACGACGTCCCTCTCGTTCGTGCCGATCGCGAcaagcgccgcgcccatcaGGGGTTGGAGCGCGGGAGACGAGAGTAACACATCCGGCGCGAAGAGGGCGTACTTGTTGGCGAGCTCGAAGGTTGCACGCGCCACGTCAGCCTGTTCCGCGATGGGCGATTGGCTCAGGGACGCGTGTGCCGCCTGGGCGcacgcgaggagggcgttcGCGAACGATTCCGCCGTGTTGGGGTCACGCACCCGGGACGCGCCGGGCTGCGTCGGGTCGGGCGCCGAGAAaacctccacggcgacggcgagcgcgtccaggcAGGACGGGTGACGGTGcgccacgaacgcgtcgcgcaACGCTTCGAGAAGGTGGGGGAGTAAGGGCGCGGCCATCGTCTTGGCGCACAACAGGCACCTGGTGTATACCTCGCACAGGGCGTCCACAACCTCCGGGGCGGACCTCCACGGCTCGGCGTTGAGAGCCGAGAGGGTGGGCCACGCTGCGGAGAGGGTCGCGATGGCGGGGTGCTCCACGATGACGCCCCTGACGTCCACGAGGTTGGCAAACTCCAGGAAcctgacggcggcggcgatcaaccgaacctcggcgccgagaagGTCCAAACGGGCCTGGGCcaggttggcggcggcgttcatgtgttcccgcgcccgagccgcgacgggcgcggcgagccgctTGGCAAAGTCGGCGGCTGCGGTTGGATCCGGCATGGAAGCGATGACCCGCGCGATGCCCTCGATGACCGCGGACCTGTCGTCATCATCGTCCTTCTTACCGTCGGAGGACTCGGCCGttttcggcggcgccgcggggagggTCTTCTGCACGGAATCGagcagcgacgcgacggtgtTTGCGTCGTTGAGCCTCTTGGCGCACCTGGCGCATACGCTCCTGAACGCGTGAGACGCGTGACGAAACGCGGCGGGAACCCTGAGGGCGCACAGCA
This genomic interval from Micromonas commoda chromosome 13, complete sequence contains the following:
- a CDS encoding predicted protein, whose product is MPVAAAKRRGIAPLSAAASSEAAHLARGGGDDASPSDADAAAAAARPRNADASNARCSVVVLDGANLAWTYSASLFAKLGCRTRLPLSRGVVLAMESEVWRERGVTPVAFMPASYVEGPLHGLADGGDLDTLVPGNVQYLGDSRWRNTVLWEMARRGALRTVDRPAGARDSDDKSIIAYAREVNGMICSNDRYEDHCVGAPGGGGKDLRRWLRRNRRGYEFRVGSPMDASFAAGRAPIIEVPPVGCAHLPPPPPEPEQGAGGGDDGGTNGDGFVEGSVSGGWRAEVHAVGSSRPWGIGQRWGRDGGRRGKRRRRGVGGGARRERSASDSEPDFPFWALPDDHLPVEFALKKSLDGVGG
- a CDS encoding predicted protein, with product MESVGAGSSSPRFLPECRGPSQIGSSRHSGTVARMSEGEDSDWESAVDAVSAGLRALRPPSGQVRDRAATPPSRSPTRSPSPGLMTNGGAARRASPSPLGEASSSSAGGSFCDPRADAAAKSWIDPFLREALESGGDARMAVLRIDAEIGGFAADGERASHEFSGNGYQRMIAHKVAAHHGLASCAVVGADGQDRALIEKEGGATAMDPPAVNLSDVRASPNGDAGKNGDAKKKKVTVMKRGGGGGGGGRGGDRGGAGGSRNSGAGKKPGQMSVEEREAEYERARERIFGAVNGNEDSGRTSPATELPGSAPHAASPGANVASSHSRHTRSETRAGSRHAGREGEQTNKREGGRSGGRQAIVRNRAADSMDPDFVRMPPPAAFHPPPMQPTQHSSRGGGYYEGGGYYDPRPPPPAADPYAYRDAYPPPPGYGREHEHATDGGGYGGGGFGGGGDDFPALGGGGGGWNAPPHPPVGAPTWAPPPPGAPPPVNQPMRGHDVPFHGTDARVNDGPHPPARRQQQQQQQQQAPPLRFGNFQQLGRPR
- a CDS encoding predicted protein translates to MGLKKPSAGFIQPPEGDLSALNNAQIELFWPDDGMWYKAEVVSLNTRNRSAKVLYATGDVETLSIDEIAQEGHLNVCT
- a CDS encoding predicted protein (Alfin-like domain containing protein without C-terminal PHD-finger.), with protein sequence MEAPRTVEDVFDNFSARRDGLIKALTTDVEDFYAQCDPDKENLCLYGNPDGTWEVQLPAEEVPPELPEPALGINFARDGMQRKDWLALVAVHSDAWLMAVAFYYGAKFDGKE
- a CDS encoding predicted protein — encoded protein: MNAVARATTTVSASALRRGLGSKRFNPLAAAPKAVASKKAFSVQANSSKSDGPPLYAEGELDIYRESPLRYMGYSNEVGEAFAAFLPEWGVPASYGVAALYVFADTFDKGKRAAGVEPDEDQKTKRGAIVALDTLTWQMLASVFWPGSFIRCVVNATAVAVAAAHLDTALGADVAKAIPTAAGLAAIPFIVKPIDGTIDTAMEMSVTKALNGKIEGVQDAGVAVATIAACLAVPPTLFSVASAIKAIGA